Proteins co-encoded in one Yamadazyma tenuis chromosome 1, complete sequence genomic window:
- the CCZ1 gene encoding vacuolar fusion protein ccz1 (COG:U; EggNog:ENOG503NYNS), whose protein sequence is MSSYLSQLVPRIPLIGGNETGNDYLKTIQGKTPKLKYITIFNPEFITGKGEENEDLLHQIFCFISDNNEGDDLESNKVEQVRIIGLVQAMEGLSNDFNNTKGSEAHIINASKSTIIVKSLEGSFTLACSISMPEDAIKQAAISQQMINLIDMSYDFFKLLNTSFANIMDNYNSDILRNLIKENWSGFFQSYNSENFKFPPTVKWPNSLNYKGFLGFFDSLEPEPKLYKKSSIELNYNMKYEIDQVLSSSGSDGPLGVILSCFNKSVPKKYGLIFSNSCFDDELQESSISNDSLIDIYNYLEYYDYHDKLNTADLIKLSNKDLFSSPSQMKENINIEFAEERQTSEETETNYLRDGVYFARDMLNPINLTNNLVISPLNYTMNSMMNMRLNSEPSNWLKIPTYFQFGSDAEPVSEIRVEESPSIPGSYVIGLVRDKTGTEIIQRKLVYLDTKMKNGQGEVVQEEREYSLVIYEKDGIYMTLIYNSSMAELDDPQFYSKLSKNTIIPTLDESADFLQGTDMMESSVGSLTKSINESAADQVDSDFFFVIYDEQEKHIKSSLPYLPLPINLEEVNQADKSALNIRSAMFYLHDQLLDLFFLQKTEFLKNNHLNEYFHKFSTNKINDWMFYYIKYEEKYIIIIRNINHNNAFKRRRHLAQVKSGVSVVSENVIKVDFLDNLGDDVKLWFENYMINGST, encoded by the coding sequence ATGAGTAGTTACTTGAGTCAATTGGTACCCAGAATACCATTGATTGGAGGTAATGAAACTGGGAATGACTACTTGAAAACCATTCAAGGTAAAACCCCGAAGCTAAAATatatcaccattttcaaccCGGAGTTCATCACTGGTAAGGGCGAGGAGAACGAAGACTTGTTACATCAAATCTTTTGTTTTATATCCGATAATAATGAAGGAGATGATCTAGAATCTAACAAAGTTGAACAGGTTCGTATTATAGGACTTGTTCAAGCAATGGAAGGGTTGTCTAATGATTTCAATAACACCAAAGGCTCGGAAGCTCATATAATCAACGCCAGCAAATCCACTATAATTGTTAAATCGCTTGAAGGATCATTCACTTTAGCGTGCTCAATCTCAATGCCTGAAGATGCAATCAAGCAAGCGGCTATAAGCCAGCAGATGATCAATTTAATCGATATGTCGtatgactttttcaagcttctcaaTACAAGCTTTGCCAATATCATGGACAACTATAACTCTGACATTTTGAGaaatttgatcaaagagaaCTGGTCAGgcttctttcaaagctACAACTCggaaaacttcaagtttccCCCCACCGTTAAATGGCCTAATAGCTTGAATTATAAAGGATTCTTAGGGTTTTTTGATAGCCTTGAGCCTGAACCCAAGCTCTATAAAAAGTCATCAATTGAACTCAATTACAACATGAAATACGAGATAGATCAGGTTCTAAGCTCTCTGGGATCAGATGGTCCTTTGGGTGTTATACTTAGCTGTTTTAATAAGAGTGTGCCCAAGAAATACGGACTTATATTCAGTAATTCTTgctttgatgatgaactaCAGGAGTCTTCGATACTGAATGACAGCCTTATAGATATTTACAACTACCTCGAGTATTATGACTATCATGATAAGTTGAATACAGctgatttgatcaaactcAGCAACAAGGACCTCTTTTCGTCGCCTTCACAAATGAAAGAGAACATTAACATTGAGTTTgcagaagaaagacaaaCAAGCGAGGAAACAGAGACTAACTACTTGAGAGATGGAGTTTATTTTGCACGAGATATGTTGAAtccaatcaacttgaccaataaTTTGGTGATTCTGCCCCTAAACTATACCATGAACAGCATGATGAACATGAGATTGAATTCCGAACCAAGcaactggttgaaaatTCCAACTTATTTCCAGTTTGGTAGTGATGCTGAACCAGTTTCTGAAATTAGGGTAGAAGAACTGCCGTCAATTCCCGGTTCATATGTGATCGGGTTGGTGAGAGACAAAACTGGCACCGAAATCATCCAGAGAAAGCTCGTCTACTTGGACACCAAAATGAAAAACGGGCAAGGAGAAGttgtccaagaagaacgagAGTATCTGTTGGTTATATACGAAAAAGATGGAATTTATATGACATTGATCTATAATTCATCCATGGCAGAGTTGGATGATCCCCAGTTTTACCTGAAATTAAGCAAGAACACTATCATTCCAACTTTAGATGAGCTGGCAGATTTTTTACAAGGAACTGACATGATGGAGTCGAGTGTTGGGTCTCTAACGAAAAGTATAAATGAGTCGGCAGCTGACCAAGTGGATagtgatttcttctttgtcatCTATGATGAACAGGAGAAGCACATCAAATCATCACTCCCATATTTACCACTACCCATAAACTTGGAGGAGGTGAACCAGGCAGACAAGTCAGCTCTAAACATACGAAGTGCTATGTTCTACCTCCATGATCAGCTTCTTGACTTGTTTTTTCTCCAGAAAActgagttcttgaaaaacaacCACCTTAATGAATACTTCCACAAATTCAGCACCAATAAAATCAATGACTGGATGTTCTACTACATCAAATACGAAGAAAAGTATATTATCATAATCAGAAACATTAATCATAATAATGCCTttaaaagaagaaggcaCTTGGCTCAAGTCAAATCGGGTGTACTGGTTGTATCAGAAAACGTCATAAAGGTGGACTTCCTAGATAATTTGGGCGATGATGTCAAGCTCTGGTTCGAGAACTACATGATCAACGGCAGCACATAG
- the asa1 gene encoding Astra associated protein 1 Asa1 (COG:B; EggNog:ENOG503NYG7) has product MNQLCSLRGHLNSITTIETRHNLIVSTDDHGWIIVWDFHTHKALYCWKGHDKTVLTTRILDDHHILTHSKDSEIRIWDLSPSQIGKLTSNLPDLTFNELTYLNDETSSLVAKFPLPKFDSIPVNSLNFCNIDYHEGLLITPSTIDSDNFDIYQVDPIDFNISRLIHNCSGFKHYKHHTGYIEEINGTKRDGFGIIMIAKFVNHERFFIGYESGHLLGFRLEFPSSQSNFTSTNTTQSRSIINKEPKISLVYYNEFHVPNPILSIEVLDSTQLLVGSTGKKITVHNIESTDILNDEVREINVKYKGIQSIQVINNLIVTGTWNGVIKIFDTKNDFMLVDKHEIKLPRLNTLTSNHHQNDQLIESSQKFSALRIQHYNSSINSNSKYKNIVLRKKSNKLLVLVGYNNGRLMVFEIDKRE; this is encoded by the coding sequence ATGAACCAACTATGTTCTCTACGAGGACATTTGAACTCCATCACCACAATTGAAACCCGCCACAACCTCATCGTCTCCACAGATGATCATGGTTGGATCATCGTCTGGGACTTTCACACCCATAAAGCGCTCTACTGCTGGAAGGGCCATGATAAAACCGTTCTCACCACTCGAATTCTCGATGACCATCACATTTTAACTCATTCCAAAGACAGTGAAATCCGCATCTGGGACCTATCGCCTAGCCAAATAGGCAAATTGACCTCAAACCTACCTGATTTGACCTTCAATGAATTGACTTACTTGAATGACGAAACAAGTTCGCTTGTAGCCAAGTTCCCATTGCCAAAATTCGATTCAATTCCTGTTAACTCACTCAATTTCTGTAATATTGACTACCACGAAGGTCTTTTAATAACCCCATCCACCATCGACTCCGACAATTTCGACATCTACCAAGTTGACCCCATAGACTTCAATATCTCCAGACTCATCCACAATTGCAGTGGTTTTAAACACTACAAACACCATACCGGGTATATCGAAGAGATCAATGGAACCAAAAGAGATGGATTTGGAATCATCATGATAGCTAAGTTCGTGAATCATGAGAGGTTTTTTATCGGGTACGAGTCGGGTCATTTGCTAGGGTTCAGACTTGAGTTCCCGTCTTCTCAGAGCAATTtcaccagcaccaacaccacTCAACTGAGATCTATTATCAACAAAGAACCCAAGATTTCGTTGGTATACTACAACGAATTCCATGTTCCCAATCCCATATTGTCCATAGAGGTGCTTGATTCCACACAGCTTCTTGTGGGTTCTACTGGTAAGAAAATCACTGTTCACAATATCGAAAGCACCGATATATTAAATGACGAGGTCAGAGAAATAAACGTCAAGTATAAGGGAATCCAGTCAATTCAAGTCATAAACAACCTTATAGTCACGGGGACTTGGAACGGGGTAATCAAGATTTTTGACACTAAAAATGACTTCATGCTTGTAGATAAGCATGAAATTAAACTACCAAGACTCAATACTCTTACAAGTAATCACCACCAGAATGACCAGCTAATAGAGTCGAGTCAGAAGTTCTCTGCTCTAAGAATCCAGCATTATAATAGTTCGATAAACTCGAATTCAAAATATAAGAACATTGTTTTAAGGAAGAAACTGAATAAActattggtgttggtgggaTACAACAACGGGAGACTCATGGTGTTTGAAATCGACAAAAGAGAATAG
- a CDS encoding uncharacterized protein (COG:S; EggNog:ENOG503P1AS), whose translation MNTTPITDLDSLNFKELTKQALDVARSVPNWKLTKTYSQSNVITDVFSSTIEQDFWVARQTQLNAHQTSSYEDKFHKLLIGNIPIDLQDNHTFHEKNYIHDLYDFNIKGFNDSTYLIKTFYNLPFPLKKRTFHNLVHIVDTGTYSMVLSLSLEPGILGIDPGFVVGHYSSIELIERNEKGLLWTMCTSSNPNGSIPYWITKKSLPGAIVNDVPSFLAYCDKH comes from the coding sequence ATGAATACTACTCCCATAACTGACTTGGACTCGCTAAACTTCAAGGAACTCACAAAACAGGCTTTGGATGTCGCTAGATCCGTTCCCAATTGGAAACTTACCAAAACATATAGCCAAAGCAACGTTATCACCGATGTGTTCTCCAGTACAATCGAACAAGACTTTTGGGTAGCACGACAGACCCAGTTAAATGCACATCAAACTAGTTCTTATGAGGACAAATTCCATAAACTCTTGATCGGAAACATTCCAATTGACCTCCAAGATAACCATACCTTCCACGAAAAGAATTACATCCACGATCTTTATGACTTTAACATTAAGGGTTTCAACGACTCCACatacttgatcaaaaccTTTTATAACCTCCCATTTCCCTTGAAAAAAAGGACCTTCCACAACCTCGTCCACATTGTGGATACCGGCACCTATTCAATGGTGCTATCGCTTTCTTTAGAGCCGGGTATCCTTGGTATTGATCCCGGGTTTGTAGTGGGTCACTATAGTTCAATTGAGTTGATTGAGAGAAATGAAAAGGGTTTACTATGGACAATGTGTACGTCGTCTAATCCCAACGGGTCGATTCCGTACTGGATCACCAAAAAGAGTCTTCCGGGAGCTATAGTGAATGATGTTCCTAGTTTCTTGGCGTACTGTGATAAACATTAG
- the SHE3 gene encoding mother-specific HO expression (EggNog:ENOG503NX9T; COG:U): MEDSPSRKPTSSKVIDTLHKEIDALKEELENLKVSNSTYKKKCEIVTRRNESFVDQLANAKHENDMINALLTRKERRIVDLEAEYNNVMSSNENFKMTTKNMKIRYESLQESSASSTAECERLKIAYDALAASQLEYKKHYESEVMKLNQEHKAFKQEYVTKYENLLSSFGDNDKDIDALLDGLTNKRKTLDNLYFNRNKLILDLLAKLASVSRIHGQDTKAILQDNLDNLISLRENYPDLELKINEMNQQQQPSEAGVLKEINFDQLILDSTEAVNSSFDEEATLIEEPKLWRQNTKKNNVNNKKKRYSRIEDNKLERTRTPTPPSHNHHTDKSKHKSKRKSVYGGNSNNANNANNSTNSNSGYKKDIQVTS; encoded by the coding sequence ATGGAAGACAGTCCGAGCAGGAAGCCTACCTCTTCCAAGGTCATCGACACGTTACACAAAGAGATCGATGCTTTGAAAGAGGAATTAGAAAATCTCAAGGTATCCAACTCCACGTACAAAAAGAAGTGTGAGATTGTAACTCGCCGGAATGagctgtttgtggatcaacTAGCCAACGCCAAACATGAAAATGACATGATAAACGCCTTGTTGACGCGTAAGGAGAGACGGATCGTCGATTTGGAAGCTGAGTATAATAACGTCATGTCCTCCAAcgagaacttcaagatgacAACTAAAAACATGAAAATCAGATACGAGAGTTTACAAGAACTGAGTGCGTCGTCGACCGCCGAGTGTGAACGATTGAAGATCGCGTATGACGCTTTGGCTGCCAGTCAGTTGGAGTACAAAAAACATTATGAATCGGaggtgatgaagttgaaccagGAGCACAAGGCCTTTAAACAGGAATACGTCACCAAGTACGAGAATTTGTTGTCAAGTTTCGGGGATAACGACAAGGATATAGACGCTTTGTTGGACGGCTTGACCAATAAGAGGAAGACTCTTGATAACCTATATTTCAATAGGAACAAGCTAATCTTGGATTTATTGGCTAAACTTGCTTCAGTATCTAGAATCCACGGTCAGGACACAAAGGCGATCTTACAGGATAACTTGGATAACTTGATCTCGTTGAGGGAAAACTATCCGGAtttggagttgaaaatcaatgaaatgaaccagcagcagcagcccTCTGAGGCAGGAGTTTTGAAAGAAATAAATTTTGACCAACTAATATTGGACTCCACCGAAGCAGTTAATTCGTcatttgatgaagaagccacTCTCATTGAAGAGCCCAAACTCTGGAGGCAAAATACCAAGAAAAATAATGTAAAtaacaagaaaaagagataCTCCCGAATTGAAGATAACAAACTCGAAAGAACCAGAACTCCAACCCCTCCTTCCCATAATCATCACACAGATAAGAGCAAGCACAAGAGCAAGAGAAAATCCGTGTACGGGGGAAATAGTAATAACGCCAATAATGCCAATAATAGCACTAATAGCAACCTGGGATATAAAAAGGATATACAAGTGACTTCCTAA
- the SEC5 gene encoding Exocyst complex component S5 (COG:U; EggNog:ENOG503NU6Y) yields the protein MINYDDGEHNLLSFYGIKTLNPTKVEDINIESTEPVDVDNIKSLDIEDQFDILNKLVKYDNESDNQRRYIDEDVEDPLRGPNTNVIKDLIAKQVISSKNDPSMNEYLISSRQFNSEKFLSTVHKNTSIDDLTRYLNYLQQSILGQQDELKQTIDENYTNFIECKNAIDRNLIQFKQSKTRAQQEMEKIRIYNPSRDRDRSKNQGMDNNFLINELEEAIKNLTLLTSTMIRPIKENKAKEVKISKLIDFVGKNEFLFNLPSTLIKNVKASNHDDIVEDLQRYTKLKQKLIEEENNKLDYINRRTASAAADDDVKQGILQDHQSVNTLLIKIFSEVDRIIEEYRRSTYNELLSFDHEITNSRFNRSNNTKFLSLVDKIDQLNGDLKHLESPINTFLKAQLKKSNKDLNYQIVKFEDRFSSMQKKLLDYIQSLSDHRVNGSYVKYIAGKYKNLEEYYRASSMMKSLTFEEKESIILEIFDSSDNLDLSLINETWLIFLNFVNYLSDVYLKNISKFVNNYNYYVNNNRDVDSKQEIRQEFVNSIIDISNKLFNIFNSQEDTSNQLQSSPKYYSNILPYYTNSLSSVFYISKISDKVNLILTSFGKNITLVGNLGKSNDTNKIIKNLRNISHSINQRILEAVCAVWVNDCSQFYDLENWEVDEKIFKFDSFIQENKEVDEGNSSITKLVNIIEFYSIFMLRKIKSLMFISNLNTEEEDYVKIVTTYPNKKMLVSVEIQFMRCLSILVDSVMKKYNLESQNLNTNSKIDEVFKVLTMNNFDRITRVVYPELIKNYDKKFDKELSKQSLKLFSDIDKAGLTILDDILSKEKLHLDENLSKFFTTLKNNNGRKENKVEIHVDNFIYEVLIHFVKLVHNIKPITNKEIFINIINELQNFFLKTFLDSFRALETTLKHFDKLMVNFRLDINFFIEVFEPSKTIKLNEYSFNIAEIILKTVLERETTKLMSDKEFDRILIRALKDSASQFDCLSR from the coding sequence ATGATTAACTATGACGATGGTGAACATAACTTGTTATCGTTCTATGGAATAAAGACGTTGAATCCTACAAAAGTAGAAGATATAAATATAGAGTCAACAGAACCAGTAGACGTGGACAACATCAAATCATTAGATATTGAGGACCAGTTTGATATATTAAACAAGCTTGTCAAATATGACAATGAATCGGACAACCAGCGTCGATACATTGACGAAGACGTCGAGGACCCTTTGAGGGGCCCAAACACAAACGTgatcaaagatttgattgCCAAGCAAGTCATTTCATCCAAGAATGATCCATCAATGAACGAATACTTGATATCTTCCAGACAGTTCAATAGCGAAAAGTTTTTGTCAACCGTACACAAGAACACTTCAATTGATGATTTAACAAGGTACTTGAACTACTTGCAACAAAGCATACTTGGACAACAAGATGAATTGAAACAAACAATCGATGAAAACTACACCAATTTCATCGAGTGCAAGAATGCCATTGACAGAAATTTGATCCAATTCAAGCAGCTGAAAACCAGGGCCCAGCAGGAGATGGAAAAGATCAGAATATATAATCCCAGCAGAGATAGAGACAGACTGAAGAATCAAGGAATGGATAATaatttcttgatcaatgaattggaagaggcaatcaagaatttgacaTTATTGACATCTACAATGATCAGACCCATTAAGGAGAATAAGGCGAAGGAAGTAAAGATTTCgaagttgattgactttGTAGGTAAGAACGAGTTTTTGTTTAACTTGCCCTCAACTTTGATTAAGAATGTGAAGGCTTCCAATCATGATGATATCGTCGAAGACTTACAGAGGTATACGAAACTAAAACAAAAGctcattgaagaagaaaacaacAAACTTGACTATATTAATAGGAGAACGGCTTCTGCTGCagctgatgatgatgtaAAACAAGGTATACTACAGGATCACCAGAGTGTCAACACTTTACTAATAAAGATATTCAGCGAAGTGGACAGGATCATAGAAGAGTACAGAAGATCCACTTACAATGAATTGTTATCGTTTGATCATGAAATAACAAACTCAAGGTTCAACCGATCTAACAACACCAAATTTTTGTCGTTGGTTGATAAAATTGACCAGCTTAACGGAGATTTAAAGCATTTGGAGTCTCcaatcaacacctttttgAAGGcacaattgaaaaaatcaaataAGGATTTAAACTATCAAATAGTTAAATTCGAGGACAGATTCTCAAGCATGCAGAAGAAATTATTGGATTACATTCAAAGTCTCTCTGATCATAGAGTGAATGGTTCCTATGTCAAATACATTGCTGGAAAGTATAAGAATTTAGAAGAGTATTATAGAGCCTCCTCGATGATGAAGTCATTgacatttgaagaaaaagaactGATTATTCTTGAGATATTTGACAGCAGTGATAATTTGGATTTGTCGTTGATCAATGAAACTTGgttgatatttttgaactttgtCAATTATTTATCTGATGtttacttgaagaacatcagcaaATTTGTCAATAACTATAACTATTATGTGAATAATAATAGGGACGTTGACTCGAAACAAGAAATCAGACAGGAGTTTGTCAATTCTATCATTGATATCTCCAATAAGCTCTTCAATATTTTCAACAGCCAAGAAGATACTTCCAATCAATTACAGAGCTCACCAAAGTACTATTCGAACATTTTGCCATATTACACTAACTCACTTTCAAGTGTATTTTACATCAGCAAGATCAGCGATAAAGTCAACTTAATTTTGACTagttttggaaagaatATAACATTGGTGGGAAATTTGGGTAAAAGTAATGATAccaacaagatcatcaagaacttgcgGAACATCTCCCACTCCATCAATCAAAGGATATTGGAAGCTGTTTGTGCAGTATGGGTGAACGACTGCTCTCAGTTCTATGATTTAGAGAACTGGGAAGTAGATGaaaaaatcttcaagtttgataGCTTTATTCAAGAAAACAAGGAAGTAGATGAAGGTAATAGcagcatcaccaaattggtTAACATCATTGAATTCTACAGTATTTTCATGTTGAGAAAGATTAAAAGTCTCATGTTCATCAGTAACTTGAACACCGAAGAGGAGGATTACGTCAAGATAGTAACAACGTAtccaaacaaaaaaatGCTCGTTAGTGTTGAAATTCAATTCATGAGATGTCTAAGTATTTTGGTTGATTCCGTTATGAAGAAGTACAATCTTGAGCTGcaaaacttgaacaccaactccaagataGATGAggtcttcaaagttttgACCATGAACAACTTTGATAGAATAACCAGAGTAGTGTACCCCGAATTGATTAAGAACTATGACAAAAAGTTCGACAAGGAATTATCGAAACAGAGCTTAAAGTTATTTAGTGACATCGACAAAGCTGGATTGACtattcttgatgatattctTTCGAAGGAGAAGCTTCATTTAGATGAAAATCTAAGTAAattcttcaccactttgaagaacaataatggaagaaaagaaaacaaGGTGGAGATCCACGTTGATAACTTCATTTATGAGGTTTTAATTCATTTTGTCAAGCTAGTTCACAACATCAAACCCATAACTAATAAGGagatcttcatcaacatcattaATGAGTTGcaaaacttcttcttgaaaacaTTCCTTGATAGTTTCCGAGCTTTGGAAACTACCTTGAAACATTTCGATAAGCTCATGGTGAATTTCCGATTGgacatcaacttcttcattgaaGTGTTTGAACCTTCCAAGACTATAAAGTTAAACGAGTACAGTTTCAATATCGCTGAAATCATCTTGAAAACAGTCCTAGAAAGAGAGACAACCAAGTTAATGAGTGACAAGGAATTCGACCGAATCTTGATTCGGGCCTTAAAAGACAGTGCCAGTCAGTTCGACTGTTTAAGTAGATAG
- the FTR1 gene encoding high-affinity iron permease (COG:P; EggNog:ENOG503NWZY) — translation MVNVFNVQIFFIVFREALEAIVVVSVLLAFLKQGLGGVHDDPVVYKKLRLQVWLGSIIGVVICLIIGAGFIGAFYSLHKDIWTSSEDLWEGVFCIIATVIISLMGIAMLRINKMKEKWRVKIAQALLAKPKKGSWFRLGYYSRKYVMFILPFVTCLREGLEAVVFVGGVSLNSPATAFPIPVIAGLIAGIAVGFALYYFGSTFSLQIFLIFSTCILYLISAGLFSRGIWYFETYVFNKKTGGDASENGAGPGTYDITKSVWHVNCCNPEKDHGWDVFNALLGWQNSATYGSVISYNIYWLSLIVVISLMLFQEKTGHLPFTKNLTLRQLNPMYHIKGKKKLELTKEEQDELFERVRNEKLTVGADSDSVQEKVEKTEATAVTTASN, via the coding sequence ATGGTAAACGTATTTAACGTTCagattttcttcattgttTTCCGTGAAGCCTTGGAAGCAATTGTGGTGGTATCCGTCTTGTTGGCGTTCTTGAAACAAGGTTTGGGTGGAGTCCACGATGACCCTGTCGTCTACAAGAAGCTAAGGCTTCAAGTATGGCTAGGGTCGATTATAGGGGTAGTAATCTGTTTAATTATCGGTGCTGGATTTATTGGTGCTTTCTACTCGTTACATAAGGATATCTGGACGAGCTCGGAAGATTTATGGGAAGGTGTTTTCTGTATCATTGCCACCGTGATCATCTCGTTGATGGGAATTGCCATGTTGagaatcaacaagatgaaGGAAAAGTGGAGAGTAAAGATTGCCCAAGCTCTCTTGGCAAAGCCTAAGAAGGGTTCTTGGTTTAGACTTGGTTACTACTCCAGGAAATACGTTATGTTCATCTTACCTTTTGTCACCTGTTTGAGAGAAGGTTTGGAAGCTGTCGTTTTCGTGGGTGGGGTTAGTTTAAACAGTCCTGCCACCGCTTTCCCAATTCCAGTCATTGCCGGTTTGATTGCCGGTATCGCCGTGGGTTTTGCTTTGTACTACTTTGGTTCCACCTTTTCGTTGCAaatctttttgattttctccACCTGTATCTTGTACTTGATTTCCGCTGGATTGTTTTCCAGAGGTATTTGGTATTTTGAGACCTAcgtcttcaacaagaagactGGTGGTGATGCTTCCGAAAATGGTGCGGGTCCTGGTACTTAcgacatcaccaagtcggTCTGGCACGTCAACTGTTGCAACCCTGAAAAAGATCACGGTTGGGATGTCTTCAATGCCTTGTTGGGATGGCAAAACTCTGCTACCTATGGTTCTGTCATTTCTTACAACATCTATTGGTTACTGCTTATTGTCGTCATCTCATTGATGTTGTTCCAAGAAAAGACCGGCCACTTGCCATTCACCAAGAATTTGACTTTGAGACAATTGAACCCAATGTACCACATTAAGGgtaagaagaaacttgaattaaccaaggaagaacaagatGAATTATTCGAGAGAGTCAGGAACGAAAAGTTGACAGTAGGTGCCGATTCTGATTCCGTTCAAGAAAAGGTTGAAAAGACTGAAGCAACTGCTGTGACCACTGCTTCTAATTAA